Proteins from a single region of Catenulispora acidiphila DSM 44928:
- a CDS encoding ArsA-related P-loop ATPase yields the protein MSQPWPPECRLHIVTGKGGTGKTTAAAALALALAEGGGRVLLVEVEGRQGIAQLFDTAPLPYEERSIAIAPGGGEVFALAIDPEQALLEYLDMFYKLGRAGKALKKFGAIDFATTVAPGMRDVLLTGKACEAVRRTAADRPGAAFAYDAVVMDAPPTGRITRFLNVNTEVAGLARVGPVKNQAEAVMRVLTSPQTAVHLTTVLEDMPVQETLDGVEELRAAGLPVGTILVNMVRTAHLAIGKRAVVSTAAEKRVAALLRPYGVETSDTHALAVLGREHAERLALEEVERRALDGAGQPVVELPLIAGGIDLGGLYELAATLSAAAAGEAA from the coding sequence ATGAGCCAACCCTGGCCGCCGGAGTGCCGCCTGCACATCGTGACCGGAAAAGGCGGCACCGGGAAAACCACCGCTGCCGCGGCGCTGGCGCTGGCCCTGGCCGAGGGCGGCGGCCGCGTGCTGCTGGTCGAGGTCGAGGGACGGCAGGGGATCGCGCAGCTCTTCGATACCGCTCCGCTGCCTTACGAGGAGCGCAGTATCGCGATCGCGCCCGGCGGCGGCGAGGTGTTCGCGCTGGCCATCGATCCCGAACAAGCGCTGCTCGAGTACCTGGACATGTTCTACAAGCTGGGCCGCGCCGGCAAAGCGCTGAAGAAGTTCGGCGCCATCGACTTCGCGACCACCGTGGCTCCCGGCATGCGCGACGTGCTGCTCACCGGCAAGGCCTGCGAGGCGGTCCGGCGTACCGCCGCCGACCGTCCCGGTGCGGCCTTCGCCTACGACGCCGTGGTGATGGACGCCCCGCCCACCGGGCGCATCACGCGCTTCCTGAACGTGAACACCGAGGTCGCGGGGCTGGCCCGGGTCGGCCCGGTGAAGAACCAGGCCGAGGCGGTCATGCGGGTGCTGACCTCGCCGCAGACCGCGGTCCACCTGACCACCGTGCTGGAGGACATGCCGGTGCAGGAGACGCTGGACGGCGTCGAGGAGCTGCGCGCCGCCGGGCTGCCAGTCGGGACGATCCTGGTGAACATGGTCCGCACCGCGCACCTGGCGATCGGCAAGCGCGCGGTGGTCAGCACGGCGGCGGAGAAGCGGGTCGCGGCGCTGCTGCGGCCCTACGGCGTCGAGACCTCCGACACCCACGCCCTGGCGGTGCTGGGCCGCGAGCACGCCGAGCGCCTGGCGCTGGAAGAGGTCGAGCGGCGCGCGCTGGACGGCGCCGGGCAGCCGGTGGTGGAGCTGCCGCTGATCGCCGGCGGCATCGACCTCGGGGGACTCTACGAGCTGGCCGCGACGCTGTCCGCGGCGGCGGCCGGGGAGGCTGCGTGA
- a CDS encoding serine/threonine-protein kinase produces the protein MSDDVDTERLAPTERVIAERYVLRTELGRGGMGIVWRAEDRIIGRAVAVKEMRLAEDVTPSERADFEQRILREARTAGRLNDPAVVTVFDVVHDNGSVFIVMELVEAPTLAQLVRRSGPLTPRAVADMGRQVLSALEAAHGAGIVHRDVKPSNIMVAGTGRAKLTDFGIAQAADDPTLTKTGSVIGSPAYLAPERLSGHEASPASDLWSLGAVLYFAIEGKAAFERDTTAATFGAVLNEVPYLTNAQGPLAAAVSGMLSSAPEGRLTASQVRTLLDAVTADRASDAAPQGTMLMYGGGGPTSALGMPGQPGQPGQPVGSPGMAAAVPPKRSWAKVAGTFAAAVLVAAAVAGFAAYGAGSDAGKKQAHKADVRPSDAVKVFTLGGPGTDFPSLPIGSGQSCMSGPPFLPGTPTYQDAQCSGSHDLELYYRTTVTSSSFSSYGSDGDGPIPYPGVAELSALGRQLCWADRLIAPGANPVGSHYDYYALIPSDNLWNGQHLPANWHADQDVYCVMTNSAGQLPGDTSH, from the coding sequence ATGAGCGACGACGTCGATACCGAGCGCTTGGCACCGACGGAACGTGTGATCGCGGAGCGCTATGTCCTGCGCACGGAACTCGGCCGTGGCGGCATGGGCATCGTGTGGCGCGCCGAGGACCGGATCATCGGCCGCGCCGTCGCGGTGAAGGAGATGCGGCTCGCCGAGGACGTCACTCCTTCCGAGCGCGCCGACTTCGAGCAGCGGATCCTGCGGGAGGCCCGCACCGCCGGACGGCTGAACGACCCGGCTGTAGTGACGGTCTTCGACGTCGTCCACGACAACGGCTCCGTGTTCATCGTCATGGAGCTGGTCGAGGCGCCGACGCTGGCCCAGCTGGTCCGCCGCTCCGGTCCCCTGACCCCGCGCGCCGTGGCCGACATGGGACGCCAGGTGCTCTCCGCCCTGGAAGCCGCGCACGGAGCCGGGATCGTGCACCGGGACGTGAAGCCCTCGAACATCATGGTCGCCGGTACCGGCCGGGCCAAGCTCACCGACTTCGGCATCGCCCAGGCCGCCGACGACCCCACGCTGACCAAGACCGGCTCGGTCATCGGCTCCCCGGCCTATCTGGCGCCGGAGCGGCTCTCCGGGCACGAGGCGAGTCCGGCCTCGGACCTGTGGTCGCTCGGCGCGGTGCTGTACTTCGCGATCGAGGGCAAAGCCGCCTTCGAACGCGACACGACGGCGGCGACCTTCGGCGCGGTGCTGAACGAGGTCCCCTACCTGACCAACGCGCAGGGCCCGCTGGCTGCCGCTGTCTCCGGGATGCTGTCCTCCGCGCCCGAGGGGCGGCTGACCGCGTCGCAGGTCCGGACGCTGCTGGATGCAGTGACCGCGGACCGGGCCTCGGACGCGGCGCCGCAGGGCACGATGCTGATGTACGGCGGCGGAGGACCGACCTCGGCGCTCGGCATGCCAGGTCAGCCTGGGCAGCCTGGGCAGCCCGTGGGTTCTCCCGGGATGGCAGCGGCCGTCCCGCCGAAGCGGTCCTGGGCCAAGGTCGCCGGGACGTTCGCGGCGGCCGTCCTGGTCGCGGCGGCGGTCGCGGGCTTCGCCGCCTACGGCGCGGGCTCGGATGCGGGCAAGAAGCAGGCGCACAAGGCGGACGTGCGACCCTCGGACGCGGTGAAGGTGTTCACGCTCGGCGGGCCGGGGACCGACTTCCCGAGCCTGCCGATAGGCAGCGGCCAGTCCTGTATGAGCGGCCCGCCGTTCCTTCCCGGCACGCCGACCTACCAGGACGCGCAGTGCTCGGGCTCGCACGACCTGGAGCTTTACTACCGGACCACGGTCACCAGCAGCTCGTTCAGCTCCTACGGCTCGGACGGCGACGGCCCGATCCCCTACCCGGGCGTCGCGGAGCTGTCCGCGCTGGGCCGGCAGCTGTGCTGGGCCGACCGGCTGATCGCGCCCGGAGCGAACCCCGTCGGCAGCCACTACGACTACTACGCGCTCATCCCGAGCGACAATCTGTGGAACGGCCAGCACCTGCCCGCCAACTGGCACGCCGACCAGGACGTCTACTGCGTCATGACGAACAGCGCCGGCCAACTCCCCGGAGATACGAGCCACTAG